The genomic segment GATAAAAGGACAGCCAAAATGTATACTTTTTTTTTCCCTGTGTAGGGAATGCAATATGTCACCGAAAGAAcatgtatatataatttatatggtCGAATAGAAAATTGTGTAGTGCTTGAACTAGACTGTTTCCTTGTTTGTCAAGAGAATAGAAAATTGTGTAGAGGTTGAATTAGACTGTTTCCTTGTTTGTCAGAGTGATTTTACctttcaacacaaaataaaCGTAGGAAACATCACCACGTCATTCATTGATATATAGAgacaaattcaagaaatttctATGCGTGTTCGATGAAGTCTCTATCTTTCTCTTCATTGGTCGACTTCATATCCAACACATGACTTTTTTAGAGAGAAATTTCAACTCTacaatgtttaaaattttaagaattAAGGATTTAGGATATGGTATCTATTATTAtgtcaaaaatttaaattattggtaCGATTGAACTCAATATTTTCAATGAATAGTTACACAGAAGAACTCCTAAACTCCCGATATAGGATGATCTAACTCttagtttaaaatattaaaataaaaataagaaaaataagtgAGTGAacataatatatacatatatatatatatatatttttaaaagtctggaaaaaaattatataatttttatctaACTAAATTGAGGGCTCCTATATAAGCACTTGGGAACCATGTGTACGCAGCAAGAAAAGCATATCCGCAAAAAAAGTCATTTTTGCCTAATGGCGCAACGCTCCTATAAGTAAAATCAAGTTCCCGAATCCCTTCCATGATTGAAATCTGGCAGCAGTTAACGCCATTACAACCATTGTGAATTGTCGTATTAGCATCACAAAGGGCCATGCATCCACCTATCATCGATGTTTTATTACCACGAAACCATCCCGCATTTTTACATCCTAGAACGACCAACGAATTCAATTCTGGAGAAATAGTAAAAGGACTTCCCAGCAGTGATGTAACCAGAGACTGTGTCCTCTGTTCACCAGTGCAAGCCATTGGTGAAACAGGCTGTTTCACTCTGATTACACCTCCTAGGGAAATATTCACCGCTTCCAAATTGATGCCGGCCAATAATGGAATTGAAGAATTCTGGCACATTATCGTGAATGAATTATTTGCGCTGCATTTTGAACCGACCCCGAATGGGTATGGAATGGTGACATTTCCACACTTTTCGGGACAACCAGGCTTCGACAAAGACATCGCTAAAGTCATAGTTGTTAGGCATAGGAGGAGAATTATACAGCTGATGATTGTTGAGGGAAACCTCATTTCCTTCTTCAGTTGCTTGAAAACTCAGTCTATAGATGGATTTAAAAGGTCGCTACATACGAGACATCATTTTGGTTATTATTaggaataaataatttattgtccAAAACTTGCCAAAGTCATAAAAACTCAAATCGCATATTTGTGATTTTCTAGTTCGACCGAACAAACATCTGACCACTAAATATggaatgatttcgattgtatcaatCGATTTGGGGTGTTCCTGTTCACACTTTCTTGGACGATTAGGTCTGGTGTGAAGACAGTCTTACGGATTTTTATTCATAACACAATTCAACCATGTTTAtatagtaatattttttcatgattgACCCAAATAGAataaccgtctcacaaaattgacccgtaagaccgtctctcATGAGTTTTTGTATACTTAGACAAAACTAATAATTATGGTAACCACAAACCAAAATGTTCaaatttagaataatcaataaaaaaattaaattcaagtAATCTGATAAGTTATAGAAAAGCAAATGAACAAAACAGCTTCTATTATTTTGAGCACATACCTTTTCTGCTAAATTATTGAGCCATGGCGATACTGAGTTTTGTACTTTACACCATGTAATGAATCTGACCAATTTCCTGATGAGCAGAATTATATATGTATACTCACAAAGACCAGTAAGTCAGAGATTTGCTTTGCTTTGCTTTGCTTGGAGTATCTCTTGGTTATGGCTTACTTATCAACACCAAATAGCTAGCATGATGGTTGACTCCAAGTCTTGGATGTCAATTTTATACCTACTTGTAGTTTTAATTCGTCTAGAAATTAGGTCCTTAATGCACGCTCTTGAATTACTGACTATTAATGGTTATTGGATATCCATTTGACTAATTTGCTCAACATATATTTAGTATATGTCTTTCTTATATATGCATGAACTACACACGATAACTAAATTAAAACTCTCAACTAAATTCTAAAGGAAAATACGAatgtggaattttttttttaatacaaaacATGGTTATGTTATTCTAATTTAAGTTGTGCCTCCCCCTCTATTAAAAACAATTtctcaagaaaaaaattatatgaacCTGTATTTTCTCACGCGGGGCGTACTTTTCAAACCAGCATGAACTATGCAACTCTGAGAGCTTCGAAAGGAGTTTACAATTACTAAGTATCGATTCACGCTGCTTATTGTTATTAGTACTACTTAAAGGCTGAAGTAGGATACCATTTTTTGTCATATGACttgcattattttattttatttttttgtttatgttatttGCCAATTCAAAGTCTTCCTAA from the Primulina tabacum isolate GXHZ01 chromosome 8, ASM2559414v2, whole genome shotgun sequence genome contains:
- the LOC142554265 gene encoding wall-associated receptor kinase-like 2 translates to MRFPSTIISCIILLLCLTTMTLAMSLSKPGCPEKCGNVTIPYPFGVGSKCSANNSFTIMCQNSSIPLLAGINLEAVNISLGGVIRVKQPVSPMACTGEQRTQSLVTSLLGSPFTISPELNSLVVLGCKNAGWFRGNKTSMIGGCMALCDANTTIHNGCNGVNCCQISIMEGIRELDFTYRSVAPLGKNDFFCGYAFLAAYTWFPSAYIGALNLVR